A window from Symbiopectobacterium purcellii encodes these proteins:
- a CDS encoding 2-hydroxyacyl-CoA dehydratase subunit D, giving the protein MERVTQKIEQLQEIVNNPGKQLNALLKSGKQVVGCFPEYTPNEIVYAAGMVPFGLWGAEGKAISEAKKFFPPFYCALALSTLEMGLDHALNKLSAVIIPALCDTLKCLGQNWKVGVPQVPFIQLVHPQNRAMPAGIAFLTEQYQRVAQQLGQIAGQSVTPEALDRAIELFNQHRAVLREFSLVAARYPRTISPLMRNTVIKSGYFMDVVEHTQRVREIIALCTELPTEQWEGYNIVVTGIIADSPSILQIFADNNMAIVADEVAHESRQFRQDVPADSDPYRRLALQIAQLEGCSLLHDPEKKRGRMLVDMVRKNNAQGVVYLLTKFCDPEEFDAPIIKKQLDKEGIPSIIIEIDQQTKSYEQARTALQTFADVLSV; this is encoded by the coding sequence TACCCCAAATGAAATCGTTTATGCGGCGGGCATGGTGCCGTTCGGACTGTGGGGCGCGGAAGGGAAAGCGATTTCGGAGGCAAAGAAATTTTTCCCCCCCTTTTATTGTGCGCTGGCGCTGTCAACGCTGGAAATGGGGCTGGACCATGCGTTGAATAAACTGTCGGCAGTGATTATCCCGGCATTGTGCGACACGCTAAAATGCTTGGGACAAAACTGGAAAGTGGGTGTGCCGCAGGTGCCCTTTATCCAGTTGGTCCATCCGCAGAATCGTGCTATGCCAGCCGGTATTGCATTTTTGACCGAGCAGTATCAGCGTGTCGCCCAGCAGTTAGGGCAGATAGCCGGACAGTCTGTCACGCCCGAAGCGCTCGATCGGGCCATTGAACTGTTTAACCAGCATCGTGCAGTGCTGCGTGAGTTTTCACTGGTTGCCGCCCGTTATCCACGGACTATCAGTCCGCTGATGCGTAATACCGTCATCAAAAGCGGCTATTTCATGGATGTGGTCGAACACACCCAGAGGGTGCGTGAGATTATTGCATTGTGCACCGAATTGCCCACCGAGCAGTGGGAGGGGTATAACATTGTGGTGACCGGCATCATTGCTGACAGCCCGTCGATTTTGCAAATCTTTGCCGACAATAATATGGCGATCGTGGCGGATGAAGTGGCGCATGAATCTCGCCAGTTCCGGCAGGATGTTCCTGCTGATAGCGATCCCTACCGCCGTCTGGCATTACAGATTGCCCAACTCGAAGGCTGCTCATTGCTGCACGACCCAGAGAAGAAGCGCGGCCGCATGCTGGTCGATATGGTGCGGAAAAATAATGCGCAGGGCGTGGTGTATTTGTTAACCAAATTCTGCGATCCGGAAGAATTCGATGCACCGATAATCAAGAAACAGCTCGATAAGGAAGGTATTCCCTCCATTATTATCGAAATCGATCAGCAAACAAAAAGCTACGAACAGGCGCGAACGGCATTACAAACGTTTGCCGACGTACTGTCGGTATAA
- a CDS encoding GntP family permease, which translates to MVMCIKGIHIFISVFTASLFLAVTAWLTAPDGLNPLDAILKVYTTGLGNYFGTFFFIFVLGAIFGKLTAISGAADSVASFIIGKLGEKAVIPSVVVACAILAYGGVSVFVALFTVYSMMVSMFKKANLPRRLIPVVYFAGARSFVMIMPGSPQIQNLIPMKFLGTSATAGLVPGLLTAAFQVVLVIVYLSWLFRKVKASGEGWGDDDAVASKGNVPQSTAKDKPQPHVIVALLPMLILLLVLNLLKCDPAIALFCAIVAGLIIYARYLNWKAIISNLAAGTMEGVTSLFNTAVIVGFGALVIKLPAFQESFQTIANSGMSPLMVTAIAVGALVFISGSGSGALSIAMPLIASLFPAAVVDQGALHRVANVAAMSTTPPFN; encoded by the coding sequence ATGGTGATGTGTATAAAAGGCATACACATTTTTATTTCTGTCTTTACCGCCAGCCTGTTTTTAGCCGTGACGGCGTGGTTAACCGCGCCTGATGGCTTGAATCCGCTGGATGCCATATTAAAAGTGTATACCACTGGGCTTGGCAATTACTTCGGCACTTTCTTCTTTATCTTCGTACTGGGGGCAATTTTTGGCAAGTTGACTGCCATTAGCGGCGCGGCTGACAGCGTAGCCTCGTTCATTATCGGCAAATTGGGTGAAAAGGCAGTGATCCCCTCCGTAGTGGTGGCCTGTGCCATCCTGGCGTATGGCGGTGTCTCGGTGTTTGTGGCGTTGTTTACCGTCTACTCGATGATGGTCAGCATGTTCAAAAAGGCTAATTTACCGCGCAGGTTAATCCCTGTCGTCTATTTTGCCGGTGCGCGCAGCTTTGTGATGATCATGCCAGGCTCTCCACAAATCCAGAACCTGATCCCGATGAAATTTCTCGGCACGTCAGCCACTGCGGGGTTGGTGCCAGGATTGCTGACGGCCGCTTTTCAAGTGGTGCTGGTGATTGTCTATCTCTCATGGCTGTTTCGCAAGGTGAAAGCCAGTGGGGAAGGTTGGGGGGATGACGATGCTGTCGCAAGTAAAGGCAATGTGCCGCAAAGTACCGCAAAGGACAAGCCGCAACCCCATGTGATCGTTGCACTGCTGCCGATGCTGATCTTGCTGTTGGTGTTAAATCTATTGAAATGTGACCCGGCAATCGCGCTGTTTTGCGCCATCGTTGCTGGGCTGATTATTTATGCCCGTTATCTGAACTGGAAAGCGATTATTAGCAACCTGGCGGCCGGCACCATGGAGGGCGTGACTTCTTTGTTCAACACTGCTGTGATCGTCGGTTTTGGTGCATTGGTCATAAAGTTACCTGCGTTTCAGGAGTCCTTTCAGACTATCGCCAATTCGGGAATGAGCCCCTTGATGGTTACCGCGATAGCGGTCGGTGCACTGGTGTTTATCAGCGGTTCCGGCTCAGGGGCGCTGAGCATTGCCATGCCACTGATTGCCTCTCTGTTTCCGGCGGCAGTCGTGGATCAAGGGGCATTGCACCGCGTGGCAAACGTAGCGGCCATGAGCACCACACCACCGTTTAACTGA